In Acidimicrobiales bacterium, the following proteins share a genomic window:
- a CDS encoding YbaK/EbsC family protein translates to MTALEPDEDVEAAVVAHLERAGVPYEVLPCDPDLADTAAFCEAYGVAPEDSANTILVVGRRTGEPDVHVACVVLATTRLDVNHTVRRRLGVRKASFAGPEATVAVTGMRIGGVTPFGLPRGIPLWVDGLVLSRPSVIIGGGSRRMKVRTPPSSLLAVDGAEAVDGLAVPVAP, encoded by the coding sequence ATGACCGCCCTGGAGCCGGACGAGGACGTCGAGGCGGCCGTCGTCGCCCACCTCGAGCGGGCCGGCGTGCCCTACGAGGTGCTCCCGTGCGACCCGGACCTCGCCGACACCGCCGCCTTCTGCGAGGCCTACGGCGTGGCGCCGGAGGACTCGGCCAACACGATCCTCGTCGTCGGCCGGCGCACCGGCGAGCCCGACGTGCACGTCGCCTGCGTGGTGCTGGCCACCACCCGCCTCGACGTCAACCACACCGTGCGCCGGCGCCTCGGCGTGCGCAAGGCGTCCTTCGCCGGTCCGGAGGCGACCGTCGCCGTCACCGGCATGCGCATCGGCGGGGTGACCCCGTTCGGCCTGCCCCGCGGCATCCCGCTCTGGGTCGACGGGCTCGTGCTGAGCCGGCCGTCGGTGATCATCGGCGGCGGAAGCCGGCGGATGAAGGTGCGCACCCCGCCGTCGTCCCTGCTCGCCGTGGACGGCGCCGAGGCCGTCGATGGCCTGGCCGTCCCCGTCGCCCCCTAG
- a CDS encoding CopD family protein — protein MLPFTTDTLRLSLHVLAAAVWVGGQLAVAALVPALRRAGEGVPGVAARRFAALAWPAFAVLVLTGVWNVVDVQVGDTSTAYQVTLFVKLLVVLVAGVAAALHSRARSRAAVAAWGGVGGVASVAALVLGVLLHG, from the coding sequence ATGCTGCCGTTCACCACCGACACCCTCCGCCTCTCGCTCCACGTGCTGGCCGCCGCCGTCTGGGTCGGCGGGCAGCTCGCCGTCGCCGCCCTCGTGCCCGCCCTGCGCCGGGCCGGGGAGGGCGTGCCCGGCGTGGCCGCCCGGCGCTTCGCCGCCCTCGCCTGGCCGGCGTTCGCCGTGCTCGTGCTGACGGGCGTGTGGAACGTGGTCGACGTGCAGGTGGGCGACACCTCGACGGCGTACCAGGTGACCCTCTTCGTCAAGCTGCTCGTCGTGCTCGTCGCCGGCGTGGCCGCCGCGCTCCACTCGCGGGCCCGGTCGAGGGCGGCCGTGGCGGCGTGGGGCGGGGTGGGCGGCGTCGCCTCCGTCGCCGCCCTCGTCCTCGGCGTCCTCCTGCACGGGTGA
- a CDS encoding acetate/propionate family kinase: protein MAALSRVLVVNAGSSSLKLAMVGEGDQVLGRAEVERWGRGDVGAVADAVRRWGRPDATGHRVVHGGPSFTGPVVVEGDVLARIEALADLAPLHQPAAVAGLRAVADLLPGVPAVACFDTAFHAGLPAPAATYALPSAWRERWGLRRYGFHGLSHAWAAGRAAAMLGRPLEDLALVTCHLGAGASLCAVLGGRSVDTTMGFTPLEGLVMATRSGTVDPGLVLWLLDGRLSLDEVADGLEHRSGLAGLAGSGDVRDVLAGGHRDALDVYVHRLAREAAGMVAALGRLDALVFTGGVGEHSPEVRAGAAARLAFLGVAVDEAANAACRPDADVTAPGAEVGVLVVESREDLEIARQVRSALGA, encoded by the coding sequence GTGGCCGCTCTGAGCCGGGTCCTCGTCGTCAACGCCGGGTCGAGCAGCCTGAAGCTGGCGATGGTGGGCGAGGGCGATCAGGTGCTCGGCCGGGCCGAGGTCGAGCGGTGGGGCCGGGGCGATGTCGGGGCGGTGGCCGACGCCGTCCGGCGCTGGGGGCGGCCCGACGCCACCGGGCACCGGGTGGTCCACGGCGGGCCGTCGTTCACCGGGCCGGTGGTCGTCGAGGGCGACGTGCTGGCCCGGATCGAGGCGCTCGCCGACCTCGCCCCGCTCCACCAGCCGGCGGCCGTGGCCGGGCTGCGGGCCGTCGCCGACCTCCTGCCCGGCGTCCCCGCCGTCGCCTGCTTCGACACGGCCTTCCACGCCGGGCTGCCGGCGCCCGCGGCCACCTACGCCCTGCCGTCGGCGTGGCGGGAGCGCTGGGGGCTCCGCCGCTACGGGTTCCACGGCCTGTCCCACGCCTGGGCGGCCGGCCGGGCGGCGGCCATGCTCGGCCGGCCGCTGGAGGACCTGGCCCTCGTCACGTGCCACCTCGGGGCCGGGGCGTCGCTCTGCGCCGTGCTCGGCGGGCGCTCGGTGGACACGACGATGGGGTTCACCCCGCTCGAGGGCCTGGTGATGGCGACCCGGTCGGGGACCGTCGACCCCGGGCTGGTGCTGTGGCTGCTCGACGGCCGGCTCTCGCTGGACGAGGTGGCCGACGGCCTGGAGCACCGCTCCGGCCTGGCCGGCCTCGCCGGGTCGGGCGACGTGCGCGACGTGCTCGCCGGCGGCCACCGGGACGCCCTCGACGTCTACGTGCACCGCCTGGCCAGGGAGGCGGCCGGGATGGTCGCCGCCCTCGGCCGCCTCGACGCGCTCGTGTTCACCGGCGGGGTGGGCGAGCACTCGCCCGAGGTCCGGGCCGGCGCGGCGGCGCGCCTGGCCTTCCTCGGCGTCGCCGTCGACGAGGCCGCCAACGCCGCCTGCCGCCCGGACGCCGACGTCACCGCGCCCGGCGCCGAGGTGGGCGTCCTGGTCGTCGAGTCCAGGGAGGACCTGGAGATCGCCCGCCAGGTGCGGTCGGCGCTGGGCGCCTGA
- a CDS encoding phosphoketolase family protein: MPPTPDLALVDRWWRAANYLAVGQIYLLDNPLLREPLLAEHVKPRLLGHWGTTPGLNLLWAHLNRAIVARDLEVLFVCGPGHGGPAMVASTWLEGSYSEIYPAVSRDAEGMARLFRQFSYPGGVPSHAAPETPGSIHEGGELGYSLSHAYGAALDNPGLIVACVVGDGEAETGPLATSWHSTSFLDPAGDGAVLPILHLNGWKIANPTVLARIPEDDLRKLFEGWGHRPLFVTADDPPEVHEPLAAAVDAAVDDIRSIQDEARSGGGARGRRRPWPAIVLRTPKGWTGPHEVDGVLVEGTWRSHQVPVGGARTDAGHRRVLEDWLRSYRPDELFDEDGRPAADLDGLVPAGDRRMGATAHANGGRRLRPLDLPPLHEHAVPVDQPGKGQSEPTRVAGRWLRDAFVLNAAHRNVRVFGPDETESNRLGAVYDVTAKAWQEEVLPVDEHLATDGRVMEILSEHTCQGWLEGYLLTGRHGLFSCYEAFTHIVDSMFNQHAKWLKVSAGLEWRRSIASLNYLLTSHVWRQDHNGFSHQDPGFIDHVVNKRAEVVRVYLPPDANTLLSTLRHCLASRDHVNVVVAGKQPTPDWLPMDQADLHCARGIGIWDWAGNEDGGEPDVVMACAGDVPTLETLAAVAILRERLPDVRVRVVNVVDLMRLQPEAEHPHGLPDREFDALFTPDQPVIFAYHGYPWLIHRLTYRRTNHGNLHVRGYKEEGTTTTPFDMVMLNDLDRFHLVMDVIDRVPGLGTRAASVRQEMVDRRLTARAHTREHGEDVPEVRDWTWPL; this comes from the coding sequence ATGCCGCCGACCCCGGACCTCGCCCTCGTCGACCGCTGGTGGCGGGCGGCCAACTACCTCGCCGTCGGGCAGATCTACCTGCTCGACAACCCGCTGCTCCGCGAGCCGCTGCTGGCCGAGCACGTCAAGCCCCGGCTCCTCGGCCACTGGGGCACCACCCCGGGCCTCAACCTGCTGTGGGCCCACCTCAACCGGGCCATCGTCGCCAGGGACCTCGAGGTGCTGTTCGTGTGCGGCCCGGGGCACGGCGGGCCGGCCATGGTCGCTAGCACCTGGCTGGAGGGCAGCTACAGCGAGATCTACCCGGCCGTCTCCCGGGACGCCGAGGGCATGGCCCGCCTGTTCCGGCAGTTCTCGTACCCGGGCGGCGTCCCGAGCCACGCCGCGCCCGAGACCCCCGGGTCGATCCACGAGGGCGGCGAGCTCGGCTACTCGCTGTCGCACGCTTACGGGGCGGCGCTCGACAACCCCGGCCTGATCGTCGCCTGCGTGGTCGGCGACGGCGAGGCCGAGACCGGCCCGCTCGCCACCAGCTGGCACTCGACGTCGTTCCTCGACCCGGCCGGCGACGGCGCCGTCCTGCCGATCCTGCACCTGAACGGCTGGAAGATCGCCAACCCCACCGTGCTCGCCCGCATCCCCGAGGACGACCTCCGCAAGCTGTTCGAGGGGTGGGGCCACCGGCCGCTGTTCGTCACCGCCGACGACCCGCCCGAGGTCCACGAGCCGCTGGCCGCGGCGGTCGACGCGGCCGTCGACGACATCCGGTCCATCCAGGACGAGGCCCGCTCGGGCGGCGGCGCCCGGGGCCGGCGGCGGCCCTGGCCGGCCATCGTCCTGCGGACGCCGAAGGGGTGGACCGGCCCGCACGAGGTCGACGGGGTGCTGGTCGAGGGGACGTGGCGGTCCCACCAGGTGCCGGTGGGCGGGGCGAGGACGGACGCCGGCCACCGCCGCGTCCTCGAGGACTGGCTGCGCAGCTACCGCCCCGACGAGCTGTTCGACGAGGACGGCCGCCCGGCCGCCGACCTCGACGGGCTGGTGCCGGCCGGCGACCGGCGCATGGGCGCCACCGCGCACGCGAACGGCGGCCGCCGGCTGCGGCCCCTCGACCTGCCCCCGCTGCACGAGCACGCCGTGCCCGTCGACCAGCCCGGCAAGGGGCAGTCGGAGCCGACGAGGGTCGCCGGGCGTTGGCTCCGCGACGCTTTCGTGCTGAACGCAGCCCACCGGAACGTGCGTGTGTTCGGCCCGGACGAGACCGAGTCGAACCGGCTGGGCGCCGTCTACGACGTCACCGCCAAGGCCTGGCAGGAGGAGGTCCTCCCGGTCGACGAGCACCTGGCCACCGACGGCCGGGTCATGGAGATCCTCTCCGAGCACACGTGCCAGGGCTGGCTGGAGGGCTACCTGCTCACCGGCCGGCACGGCCTGTTCTCGTGCTACGAGGCGTTCACCCACATCGTCGACTCGATGTTCAACCAGCACGCCAAGTGGCTGAAGGTGTCGGCCGGGCTGGAGTGGCGGCGGTCGATCGCCTCGCTCAACTACCTGCTCACCTCCCACGTCTGGCGCCAGGACCACAACGGCTTCTCCCACCAGGACCCGGGCTTCATCGACCACGTCGTCAACAAGCGGGCCGAGGTCGTGCGCGTCTACCTCCCGCCCGACGCCAACACGCTGCTGTCGACCCTGCGCCACTGCCTGGCCAGCCGGGACCACGTCAACGTCGTCGTGGCCGGGAAGCAGCCCACCCCCGACTGGCTGCCGATGGACCAGGCCGACCTGCACTGCGCTCGGGGCATCGGCATCTGGGACTGGGCCGGCAACGAGGACGGCGGGGAGCCCGACGTCGTGATGGCGTGCGCCGGCGACGTGCCGACGCTCGAGACGCTGGCGGCCGTCGCCATCCTCCGCGAGCGCCTGCCCGACGTGCGGGTGCGGGTGGTCAACGTCGTCGACCTGATGCGCCTCCAGCCCGAGGCCGAGCACCCCCACGGGCTGCCCGACCGCGAGTTCGACGCGCTGTTCACCCCCGACCAGCCGGTGATCTTCGCCTACCACGGCTACCCGTGGCTGATCCACCGGCTCACCTACCGGCGGACCAACCACGGCAACCTCCACGTGCGCGGCTACAAGGAGGAGGGCACCACCACCACGCCGTTCGACATGGTCATGCTCAACGACCTCGACCGCTTCCACCTGGTCATGGACGTGATCGACCGGGTGCCGGGCCTCGGGACGCGGGCGGCGAGCGTGCGCCAGGAGATGGTCGACCGGCGGCTGACGGCCAGGGCCCACACCCGCGAGCACGGCGAGGACGTCCCCGAGGTGCGGGACTGGACGTGGCCGCTCTGA